The following nucleotide sequence is from Primulina tabacum isolate GXHZ01 chromosome 2, ASM2559414v2, whole genome shotgun sequence.
TACAACTAAACCTAGTTCCCGCCTTGTTTATTAGTTCCCTTTGTTTCTTCACTTGTGATATTCGATATTTGCCAGTGTCATATGGGGTATATGGAATTTCAATAACAATGAAAATACTGTTTCTggactttataaaattttcatgatttgAACCTTCCTTCCGGTATTTTGATATTCATATGTTGCATTATTCATCACTTAGTTGATATGATTGCTCTTAATCTTGAATGAAATGCTGCCTGCGCCTATTTTAGCATGGGACACCAAGCTTTGGTGGTGGTTGTATTCCTGATTGACATTTACTTAGATTCCGATCACTAATGGTGTCATCCGGAGCTGGCTATTGTGAAAAGGAGATGAGATATAAGGTTTGTCTTAATTTAGTCAACACGAGTTATTCCTTGTATAATGATGAATTGCATAGCTAATTTTTGTTTACTTTCACCTGTACTAACCAGGAAAAGAATTGctctttaaataaatgcaaATGAAATCCTTTTTACTGGTTCATTGACAGAGGTAACTCTTCCTTTTTTCCCTTGTGACTCTAGTGCTCTATAACTGAGGGGAGAAGTTTGTGCCGATGGGATATAAATTGCCTGGATTATACAAAGCTTTTGTCGAGAATCAGAATGATCTATCCTCCTATGTCACCAGATTAAATGATGACACTGCTGCATGCTCCCTTCTATCCTATTCCCATACTGCCACTGGAAGTCTGGAAATACATGCTAAAAGCTTGATGAAGAGAAGAAGTTTAAGATGTACAGGCAAAAATACGTCGTATCAGGTTCAAGATCCTATACAATTCTTCTGAGTTCAAGAACGGTAATTTTGGCACCTACCACTTTGTGGAAACAAAGCTGGTTCACTTGGTTCAAGAGGAAAACGAATGCATCTTTTCTGATCAGTAGTTTGACCAAGGTATCAATTCTACTTGTTGAGCATACTTGCAGAAAAATGTACGTTAATAAAGAAAAACAATTAACGCTTCAATGTGATGGAAATTTTGTTACTAAAAACTTAAATTTTGAATTACATCAGTTtcattgatattttgaaaaggaAAAACAGAGGTTTCCAAGAATGCTTTATTATCATATGTGTGCTTGGGTACCTTTGCAGCTGCTCCCACTTTTCTTTCACCACATTACTTTGAGACAAAGGATTCCAATGGAAAGACTCGCACATTCGACCTTATCGTCGCTGCAAATAATCCGTTGCGTGTAACCAAAACGTGAATTCTAGCTTAagataatttaaataaacatacatATTCAACTGAGCTGAACGCGGGCACTTGCGTCTATAGTACACATTTCCAAAGAAATGTCGATGGGCTTAGAACATGCCCTGGATGGCAAGAAGTTACTGGTCCTATCGCTTGGCACGGGAATAGCCCAATCTGTTGGACGTAAGTACAAGGCAAGGGAGGCTGCCAATTGGGGAGTGGTGGGTTGGGTATACAACGAAGGAGTCACCCCGTTGATCGAAGCTTCTCAGGATGCGAGCTCTGATATGGTTGATATTCATATCTTCACTTTATTCCAATTATTGGGCAACGAAGAAAATTATCTATGTATACAGGTGGTATTAAAATCGAAAATTTGTCATGCTGTAGCATAGCCAACTGTTTTATGAGATTACACGCATAACTTTCTTTGggttttgaattttgatgagaAGGAAGATAGATTGACCGGAGACGCGACGCTGCTCGATGTTTCGACTAACTTGAATTTGCAGAACCTTGTCCAACTCGGAAAGAGCTTATTGAAGAAACCTGTTTCGTGGTTTAATCTGGAGACAGGCACGGCGGAGCCAGTTCAGGGAGAGGGCACCAATGAGGTAGCTCTTATCCGGTTAGCCAAGTGGCTGTCGGAGGAAAAGAAAGCCCGGTCCCGTTAATTTGAAGGATTCTATTTCATCTTAAATTGCTTGAAATTCACCCATTGCATGTCCAGTCTGTCTTCAGGCATATGAATATTACATAAATGAAGTGGTTGAGTGTTCACTTATAATACTTCAATGATCCATGAGTTGTAAATTGTCAACTGAAATGAATCTTTGGacattttcatttattttggtGGTTGATATGATATTTTCGCGCTCTTCCTATTCCCATGCATTATAGTGCTGCAATTTTCCCGGCTCCAGCTATGTATTATCCCACATCTCTACTTTACATCAATTTGCAAGAAATTTGATAGCATGAAAATTGAGCCTCAATCGAAGCTAGAAAATTGAGCCTCAATCGAAGCTAGAAAATTGAGCCTTGCCCTCAACTCTTGAGCAAGAAGACGAATTAGTAATCGAACCAACATTAGACAACAAATGAAATCCAGAACAGCAATTCAACAACAAAACCAGTTACCAAGTCAATAAAAAAAAGATAGTcaaattttgttcaaatataATGCTTTTTTGTACGGAGTGAGTTGCCAAAATATTTCAAATGATCGGTAATGTAGAGATCAATGTCAATCAGAAATATCCATAAGCTCACAAGTTAATGTTAGACCACAAAACTATTGGCTGTGAAACACATTTGGGCAAAATTTGGTGAAGTGACGGTGGCATATTGTCTTGCAattctttaaaacatttttGCAGGACCAAAGGAGTTTAAAGCCACATCATGTTATCAGTAACCTGTACTTCAATCCAAAAAAATATGTCAATCAGCTTGAATCaagaatacaaaaaaaaaaggtgAAAAAATGAAAACTAAatagaaaaaaacaaaacaccTTAATCTCTACTGAAACATTCTCGAGAATGCCTTTCTCTCTTGTTCAAGTCTGTCAGCAATCTGTTAACGATGTCTACAAATTAAAACTACTAAATCTACATATATCATTTAACTGTACATATAAATTGGAAAGGTGGCTACCTTCTTCTTTGCAATAGCAAGCTCTTTCTTTATACCACctataaagaaaaaatatcaaTTCGATTATACAGCCATTTCACATATGAAACTAACAAAATTAACATTAAGTATTGTCACCGATATCTACGAATTTAACCTAATTTTGTAGAAGAAAAGGCGGTGGGGATGGGGTCCTTACTATCATTTGGCTCCAACTTTAATGCTTCCTTAAAACTTTCAACAGCTGCATCTATGTAGTTGAGTGCCATATACACCTGAAAAAGATAGCAGCAAAACTAGAATTTGTGCATGGCAGTTTACGGGTAGGAAAAGCTTTCAGGTAACTGAGATAATTTCTCCAGACAGAGGTGAATCCATATAAAATAACTAGAAGAAACATGAAGCAAACAAGTTTCTgagtttaatcttattggaacCACCACTGATTAACTGACTCAAAATATTTGAACAATTTTTTTCTTTgctttatttcatcatttttttttcagtGACACGGAAATGGAAAGGTTCTGAGGGATGATATGAAGTCATGAATTGATGGAGTTTGTTCGT
It contains:
- the LOC142537018 gene encoding patatin-like protein 5, with amino-acid sequence MSMGLEHALDGKKLLVLSLGTGIAQSVGRKYKAREAANWGVVGWVYNEGVTPLIEASQDASSDMVDIHIFTLFQLLGNEENYLCIQEDRLTGDATLLDVSTNLNLQNLVQLGKSLLKKPVSWFNLETGTAEPVQGEGTNEVALIRLAKWLSEEKKARSR